In a genomic window of Blastocatellia bacterium:
- a CDS encoding sulfite exporter TauE/SafE family protein has protein sequence MTIHVWQGVIIFSAAFVAGMMNSVAGGGTLLTFPALIWMGIDPKAANVTSTIALWPGSLGGMVGYRRELRDSRRFMQWLAPSSVAGGLVGALLLLKTPSSTFAAIVPFLILFATILFAAGEPVMRWLRRQRHDEKRAAPHHPATSAAEPLPPASTEPGRAWWAGAIILQFFSATYGGYFGAGNGIVMLAVLGLLGLTDIHQMNGLKNFFAVCINVIASFYFMIWGPVQWPAALVMTVGAIAGGYGGAGLARRMGRRFARGAVIFIGLAMTLSLLFRR, from the coding sequence GTGACGATTCATGTTTGGCAGGGCGTGATTATTTTCAGCGCGGCGTTCGTCGCCGGCATGATGAATTCGGTGGCCGGCGGCGGCACGTTGCTCACTTTCCCGGCGCTCATCTGGATGGGGATTGACCCGAAAGCCGCGAACGTCACCAGCACGATTGCGCTATGGCCCGGCTCGCTCGGCGGCATGGTCGGTTATCGCCGCGAGCTGCGCGACAGCCGCCGCTTCATGCAATGGCTGGCGCCGTCATCGGTCGCCGGCGGACTGGTCGGCGCGCTGCTCTTGCTAAAGACGCCGTCCAGCACATTCGCCGCCATCGTGCCTTTCCTGATCCTCTTCGCGACGATTCTTTTTGCCGCGGGCGAGCCCGTGATGCGCTGGCTGCGCCGCCAAAGACATGACGAAAAGCGCGCCGCGCCGCATCACCCGGCGACAAGTGCAGCAGAGCCCTTGCCGCCGGCTTCCACGGAGCCGGGGCGGGCGTGGTGGGCGGGCGCGATCATCCTGCAATTCTTCTCGGCGACCTATGGCGGTTATTTCGGCGCGGGCAATGGCATCGTGATGCTGGCGGTGCTTGGCCTGCTCGGACTCACGGACATTCATCAGATGAACGGCTTAAAAAACTTCTTCGCCGTTTGCATTAACGTGATCGCCTCGTTTTACTTCATGATATGGGGGCCTGTGCAGTGGCCGGCGGCCCTGGTGATGACGGTCGGCGCGATTGCCGGCGGCTACGGCGGCGCCGGATTAGCGCGGCGCATGGGTCGGCGCTTTGCGCGCGGCGCGGTCATCTTCATCGGCCTGGCGATGACTCTATCGTTACTGTTTCGCCGCTGA
- a CDS encoding GNAT family N-acetyltransferase, translating into MQFVDRHFAHRLELTDAEGGVAFARAYADLFLESEATAESFAGGWATFAGVDSPLTQAFALGLAGPVEEAEIERMEDFFRSRGAAINVELCPYADPSIIEIFQRRGYTLIEFSNVLVRRLAPEDAKLSIDQSVRVRRAEAHEAQLWGETVARGFFTEGELPQSLIDLMSASFRSSAGTHFLSEIDGQIAGGGGLVRREGIASLGGASTLPAFRNRGGQTALLRARIAFAAERGCEIMMVTTLPGTVSQRNVERQGFRVVYTRSKLTRP; encoded by the coding sequence GTGCAATTTGTTGATCGTCACTTTGCTCACCGTTTGGAACTGACGGACGCCGAGGGCGGCGTTGCCTTCGCCCGCGCTTACGCCGATCTGTTTCTTGAGTCAGAAGCGACGGCAGAGTCATTCGCCGGCGGCTGGGCGACCTTTGCCGGGGTTGATTCGCCGCTCACACAAGCCTTCGCGCTCGGACTCGCGGGGCCGGTCGAGGAGGCCGAGATCGAACGCATGGAAGATTTCTTCCGCAGCCGTGGTGCCGCCATCAACGTCGAGCTTTGCCCCTACGCCGATCCGTCCATCATCGAAATTTTCCAGCGACGCGGCTACACGCTGATCGAATTCTCAAACGTCCTGGTACGCCGGCTCGCGCCCGAAGACGCCAAGCTGTCCATCGATCAATCGGTGCGCGTGCGCCGCGCCGAAGCCCATGAAGCCCAGTTGTGGGGCGAGACCGTGGCGCGCGGCTTTTTCACCGAAGGCGAGCTGCCGCAGTCGTTGATCGATCTGATGAGCGCCTCGTTCCGCAGCAGTGCGGGGACGCACTTTCTCAGCGAGATTGATGGGCAGATTGCCGGCGGCGGCGGACTGGTGAGGCGCGAGGGCATCGCCTCGCTCGGCGGCGCAAGCACGCTGCCGGCGTTTCGCAATCGCGGCGGACAGACCGCCCTGCTCCGTGCCCGCATCGCGTTTGCTGCCGAGCGCGGCTGCGAGATCATGATGGTGACGACACTGCCCGGCACCGTGTCGCAACGCAACGTCGAGCGCCAGGGCTTCCGCGTTGTCTACACACGATCCAAGCTCACCAGGCCGTAG
- a CDS encoding DUF2071 domain-containing protein: protein MKQAPVFLTGQWKQLAMLNYEIDPRLLAARLPRGTELDSWQGKTMVSVVGFMFLETRVLGIKIPFHVRFEEVNLRFYVRRNSEDGWRRGVVFIKEIVPRRAVALGARLFYNENYTAWPMRHHTELDESTTGRGVVEYGWRTGGRWNSLRAETVGAARPLVDGSEAEFITEHYWGYAMQRDGGTVEYRVEHPRWQVWEASAGALDCDVRGVYGAEFVDALRGEPSSAFVAAGSEIIVRRGARIA from the coding sequence ATGAAGCAAGCGCCGGTTTTTCTCACAGGCCAGTGGAAGCAACTGGCGATGCTCAATTACGAAATAGACCCACGGCTGCTGGCGGCGCGTCTGCCGCGTGGCACAGAGCTTGACAGTTGGCAGGGCAAGACGATGGTGAGCGTCGTCGGCTTCATGTTCTTAGAGACCCGCGTGCTCGGCATCAAGATTCCGTTTCACGTCCGCTTTGAAGAAGTGAACCTGCGCTTCTATGTGCGGCGCAACAGCGAAGACGGCTGGCGGCGCGGCGTCGTCTTCATCAAAGAGATCGTGCCGCGCCGCGCCGTCGCGCTCGGCGCTCGGCTGTTTTATAACGAGAATTATACGGCCTGGCCGATGCGTCATCACACGGAGCTTGACGAATCAACGACCGGCCGCGGCGTGGTCGAATACGGCTGGCGAACCGGGGGACGCTGGAACAGCTTGCGCGCCGAAACCGTGGGCGCGGCCCGCCCGCTGGTTGACGGCTCGGAAGCCGAGTTCATCACCGAGCATTACTGGGGCTATGCGATGCAGCGCGACGGCGGCACGGTCGAATACCGCGTCGAGCACCCGCGCTGGCAGGTCTGGGAGGCGAGCGCCGGCGCGCTCGATTGCGACGTGCGCGGGGTGTATGGCGCGGAGTTCGTTGATGCCTTGCGCGGCGAGCCCAGCTCGGCGTTTGTCGCCGCGGGCTCCGAGATCATCGTGCGGCGCGGCGCGCGCATCGCGTGA
- a CDS encoding SUMF1/EgtB/PvdO family nonheme iron enzyme: MATPKQDGPMTYAFDDVVVDRESFRVLKAGESRALEPRAFDLLLYLIDHRGRVIDKQELFEQVWKQAFVTDNALTRAIKEIRRVIGDNASAPRYIETLPKRGYRFIAEIKSANEPAADSGQATGRRPEEVAAGRKRLMPRQAALLAAAVMILAAAAVWFFIAAANRRWARAQVPRIAQLAQERKSFEAFDLAVKALAYLPGDVGLVALLPEISDTITVTTEPAGARVYLKRYAPDATGGFPPRQLMGTTPIENLRIARGDYILTIDKDGYAPAERTISTALSRFGNSVAPVSSLLNRMRETEEEVAEPSVIKQTLVEADRVPPRMVMIPGGSYRLVGWGKPTEALVRLDDYLIDKYEVTNSEYKAFVDAGGYLKKQYWQPPFIKEGRAISWEEAMRGLKDRTAMAGPRGWAGQTFPEGKAEHPVTDITWHEAAAYAAWRGKRLPTIFEWEKAARDGLFTHSTPITMPWGPVDTGQSAEGRANFKSDGAVPVDRFEFGMSPYGCYQMAGNVSEWCRNETGEGFMTAGGSWGDLSYLFGYVGAFPGVYSAGTLGFRCAMNAGEAAGDQGAMRIESAGQVPAYAPSGDADFKSRLSHYRYDKTPLAAEVVEVKETPEWRRERITYAGAGDERVIAYLYLPKNFRPPFQVIQFVPAGDVYGRYITISESVEMILTPLIKSGRAVFAVVFKGFKERERPPDYKETPYASVRWRDVMVGRSTDLARGLDYLETRGEVDASRVAYYGYSAGAEDGLILAAVEPRYRAVVLVAGGLPRDCKQRIAEANPANFAPHIRAPKLMLNGRYDEAYQFKTEIEPLYKLLREPKRLEVYDAGHTPPIETAVPVVNRWLDETLGPVKVD, translated from the coding sequence ATGGCAACCCCTAAACAGGATGGCCCGATGACTTACGCTTTCGACGACGTGGTGGTGGACCGTGAGAGCTTTCGTGTGCTGAAAGCGGGCGAGAGCCGCGCCCTTGAGCCGCGCGCCTTCGACCTGCTGCTCTACCTGATTGACCATCGCGGGCGCGTCATCGACAAGCAGGAGCTGTTCGAGCAGGTCTGGAAGCAGGCGTTCGTCACCGATAATGCCCTGACGCGGGCGATCAAAGAGATTCGCCGCGTCATCGGCGACAACGCCAGCGCGCCGCGCTACATCGAGACCCTGCCCAAGCGCGGCTATCGCTTCATCGCCGAAATTAAATCGGCAAACGAGCCGGCGGCAGATTCCGGGCAGGCCACCGGGCGCAGGCCGGAAGAGGTCGCCGCGGGAAGAAAGCGCCTGATGCCGCGGCAGGCCGCGCTGCTTGCCGCCGCTGTGATGATTCTCGCGGCGGCAGCCGTCTGGTTTTTCATCGCCGCCGCCAATCGCCGCTGGGCGAGGGCGCAGGTGCCGCGCATCGCGCAACTGGCACAGGAGCGGAAATCGTTTGAAGCTTTCGACCTGGCCGTAAAAGCGCTGGCGTATTTGCCGGGCGACGTGGGCCTCGTGGCGCTGCTGCCGGAAATCTCCGATACGATTACGGTGACGACCGAGCCGGCGGGCGCGCGCGTCTACCTCAAGCGATATGCGCCGGACGCCACGGGCGGGTTTCCGCCGCGCCAGTTGATGGGCACGACACCCATCGAAAACCTGAGAATCGCGCGCGGCGATTACATCCTCACCATCGATAAAGACGGCTACGCCCCGGCAGAGCGCACCATCTCAACGGCGTTGAGCCGGTTTGGAAACTCGGTCGCGCCCGTCTCATCCCTGCTCAATCGCATGCGAGAAACGGAAGAAGAGGTCGCGGAGCCATCCGTCATCAAGCAGACGCTGGTCGAAGCCGACCGCGTCCCGCCGCGCATGGTCATGATCCCCGGCGGCAGTTACCGGCTAGTCGGCTGGGGGAAGCCGACCGAGGCGCTCGTCCGGCTCGACGATTACCTGATTGATAAATACGAAGTGACCAACAGCGAGTACAAAGCCTTCGTTGACGCCGGCGGTTATCTCAAGAAGCAATATTGGCAGCCGCCGTTCATCAAAGAGGGGCGCGCGATTTCCTGGGAAGAGGCGATGCGCGGGCTGAAAGACCGCACAGCGATGGCCGGGCCGCGCGGCTGGGCCGGGCAGACTTTCCCCGAAGGCAAGGCCGAGCACCCGGTCACAGACATCACCTGGCACGAAGCCGCCGCCTACGCCGCCTGGCGCGGCAAGCGGCTGCCGACGATCTTTGAATGGGAGAAGGCGGCGCGCGACGGCCTCTTCACTCACTCGACGCCGATCACCATGCCCTGGGGGCCGGTTGACACGGGGCAATCAGCCGAAGGGCGGGCAAATTTCAAAAGCGACGGCGCGGTGCCGGTTGACCGCTTCGAGTTCGGCATGAGTCCGTACGGCTGCTACCAGATGGCGGGCAATGTTTCCGAGTGGTGCCGGAACGAAACCGGCGAAGGGTTCATGACAGCGGGCGGCTCGTGGGGCGACCTCTCCTACCTGTTCGGCTATGTCGGGGCGTTCCCCGGTGTCTACAGCGCCGGCACGCTCGGCTTCCGTTGCGCCATGAATGCCGGCGAAGCGGCGGGCGATCAAGGCGCGATGCGCATCGAAAGCGCCGGCCAGGTCCCGGCTTACGCGCCGAGCGGCGACGCCGATTTCAAGAGCCGGCTGAGCCATTACCGCTACGACAAAACGCCGCTCGCGGCGGAGGTCGTCGAGGTGAAGGAGACGCCGGAATGGCGACGCGAGCGGATCACGTATGCGGGCGCAGGTGACGAGCGCGTCATCGCCTACCTCTACCTGCCGAAGAATTTTCGCCCGCCATTTCAGGTGATCCAATTCGTCCCCGCGGGCGACGTCTATGGCCGATACATTACCATCTCGGAATCGGTCGAGATGATTCTGACGCCGCTCATCAAATCGGGCCGCGCCGTCTTCGCCGTGGTCTTCAAAGGGTTCAAGGAGCGGGAGCGGCCGCCGGATTACAAAGAGACGCCCTACGCCTCCGTCCGATGGCGCGACGTGATGGTTGGCCGTTCGACCGACCTCGCCCGCGGCCTCGACTACCTGGAGACGCGGGGCGAGGTTGACGCCAGTCGGGTGGCGTATTACGGCTACAGCGCGGGCGCGGAGGACGGCTTGATTCTCGCGGCGGTCGAGCCTCGCTATCGCGCGGTGGTGCTGGTCGCCGGCGGGCTGCCGCGCGATTGCAAGCAGCGGATCGCCGAAGCCAACCCGGCGAACTTCGCGCCGCACATCCGCGCGCCGAAGCTCATGCTCAACGGTCGCTACGACGAAGCCTACCAGTTCAAGACGGAGATCGAGCCGCTGTATAAATTGCTGCGCGAGCCGAAGCGACTGGAAGTGTACGACGCCGGGCACACGCCGCCGATTGAAACGGCGGTGCCGGTCGTCAACCGGTGGCTCGATGAAACGCTCGGCCCCGTGAAAGTTGATTGA
- the speY gene encoding deoxyhypusine synthase, with the protein MAKRHPFLGGAPIDPQPVNGQMTVADLVEQSFLAYNAARLREGCQLFVEKMLADDVTIGMSLTGALTPAGLGMSAIIPLIENGFVDWIVSTGANLYHDTHFGIGLKMHRGNPQTSDLVLREEGVVRIYDIFFEYDVLLSTDEFYRQMIAGPEFQRDMSTAEFHYLAGKYVAERERVLGQGRKSLLAAAYEAAVPVYTSSPGDSSIGMNVAAKALTGNRLRYDVTADVNETAAIVLGAKRGGGKSAVLIFGGGSPKNFMLQTEPQIQEVLKIEEKGHDYFLQVTDARPDTGGLSGATPAEAVSWGKIDPDRLPDAVVCYVDTTIALPIIAAYAMARHAPRPLKRLYDRREAMMSLLKEEHARAAASAPAAPEDAHSLDRIR; encoded by the coding sequence TTGGCAAAGCGACATCCGTTTCTGGGCGGCGCGCCGATTGACCCGCAACCGGTCAACGGCCAGATGACCGTAGCCGATCTGGTCGAGCAATCCTTCCTGGCCTATAACGCGGCGCGGCTGCGCGAAGGCTGTCAGTTGTTCGTCGAAAAAATGTTGGCCGACGACGTGACCATCGGCATGAGCCTGACCGGGGCGTTGACGCCCGCCGGATTAGGAATGTCGGCGATCATCCCGCTAATCGAAAACGGCTTCGTGGACTGGATCGTTTCGACGGGCGCGAATCTGTATCACGACACACACTTCGGTATCGGTCTGAAGATGCACCGCGGCAACCCGCAGACCTCTGACCTGGTGCTGCGCGAAGAAGGCGTCGTGCGCATCTACGACATCTTCTTTGAGTATGACGTCTTGCTTTCGACCGACGAGTTCTATCGCCAGATGATCGCGGGGCCAGAGTTCCAGCGCGACATGAGCACGGCAGAGTTTCATTACCTGGCGGGCAAGTACGTCGCCGAGCGCGAGCGCGTGCTGGGGCAAGGGCGCAAGAGTCTGTTGGCGGCGGCTTACGAGGCAGCCGTGCCGGTCTACACCTCATCGCCGGGCGACAGCTCTATCGGCATGAACGTCGCGGCGAAAGCGCTGACCGGCAACCGCCTGCGTTATGACGTGACGGCGGATGTCAACGAGACGGCTGCAATCGTGCTGGGGGCCAAGCGCGGCGGCGGCAAATCGGCGGTCTTGATCTTCGGCGGCGGCAGCCCGAAGAACTTCATGCTACAGACCGAGCCGCAGATCCAAGAGGTCTTGAAGATCGAAGAGAAAGGCCACGATTATTTCTTGCAGGTGACCGACGCCCGGCCCGACACCGGCGGGCTTTCGGGCGCAACCCCGGCAGAAGCCGTCAGTTGGGGCAAGATCGATCCCGACCGCCTGCCCGACGCCGTCGTCTGCTATGTGGATACGACCATCGCCTTGCCGATCATCGCGGCGTACGCGATGGCCCGCCACGCGCCGCGCCCGCTCAAGCGGCTCTATGATCGGCGCGAGGCGATGATGAGCCTCTTGAAAGAAGAGCACGCGCGCGCCGCCGCAAGCGCGCCCGCCGCGCCAGAAGACGCGCACAGCCTTGATCGCATACGGTAG
- a CDS encoding DCC1-like thiol-disulfide oxidoreductase family protein: protein MNDMNQVLLYDGVCGFCDQMVQMILRHDRRGTLRFAALQSAYGEAIKTRHRELDNIDSVVLVESSPDTNEERIFIRSAAALRVVAYLGGWWKLLLVFHVLPRPVRDFFYDLFARYRYRLFGKHDSCPVPSPDVRARFVDSM, encoded by the coding sequence GTGAACGACATGAATCAAGTGCTGCTCTACGACGGGGTCTGCGGTTTCTGCGACCAGATGGTGCAGATGATCTTGCGCCATGACCGCCGCGGCACGCTGCGCTTTGCGGCCTTGCAGAGCGCCTATGGCGAAGCGATCAAGACACGACACCGCGAATTGGACAATATAGATTCAGTCGTTCTGGTCGAAAGCTCACCCGATACCAACGAGGAGCGCATCTTCATCCGCTCTGCCGCGGCGTTGCGCGTCGTGGCTTACTTAGGCGGTTGGTGGAAGCTGCTACTCGTCTTCCACGTTTTGCCGCGCCCGGTGCGCGATTTCTTCTATGACCTGTTCGCGCGTTACCGTTACCGGCTGTTCGGCAAGCACGATAGCTGTCCGGTGCCGTCGCCCGACGTGCGCGCGCGCTTCGTTGATTCAATGTAA
- a CDS encoding amidohydrolase, with product MQSALSLSPSDIEQLIADRRDLHMHPELGYNEQRTAGLIAERLAAHGYEVKQRVGRTGVVGLLEGTKPASEADLTETGGKARGLLYRADMDALPVQEENAVAYRSQNDGVMHACGHDAHVAIALAVARRMAEERDTFCGPLKFAFQPAEEGGNGAVAMIEDGVLAAPDVTAAIGLHVWNNFPVGTVGVYAGPMMAAVDEFTLLIQGRGGHGAMPQQTVDAIVVAAQVVTALQTIVSRNVSPLDAAVVTVGKLTGGSAFNVIAGSAELRGTVRTFNRETHTRIPEMFERVVRGVCDAMGASYTVEYKRQTPPLVNNAVVCELVADCAAEVVGREQVIRDDSVRTMGGEDMSYFLERVPGCYFFLGTRNETRGLTYPHHSPRFDIDESALASGVEIMTRVIKRYLA from the coding sequence ATGCAATCTGCTTTGTCGCTTTCGCCGTCAGACATCGAACAGTTGATCGCCGACCGGCGCGACCTTCACATGCACCCTGAGCTGGGTTACAACGAGCAGCGCACCGCCGGTCTTATCGCGGAGCGGCTCGCGGCGCATGGCTACGAAGTCAAGCAGCGGGTCGGGCGCACCGGCGTTGTCGGTCTGCTTGAAGGCACGAAACCGGCTTCGGAAGCCGATTTGACGGAAACGGGTGGCAAAGCGCGGGGGCTGCTCTACCGCGCGGACATGGATGCCTTGCCGGTGCAGGAAGAAAACGCCGTCGCCTACCGCTCGCAAAACGACGGCGTCATGCATGCCTGCGGGCATGACGCGCACGTTGCCATCGCGCTGGCTGTCGCCCGACGCATGGCCGAAGAGCGCGACACCTTTTGCGGCCCCTTGAAGTTCGCTTTCCAGCCCGCCGAAGAAGGCGGCAACGGTGCCGTGGCGATGATCGAAGACGGCGTGCTTGCCGCGCCCGACGTGACGGCGGCCATCGGCCTGCACGTCTGGAATAACTTTCCTGTCGGCACGGTCGGCGTCTATGCCGGGCCGATGATGGCTGCCGTCGACGAGTTCACTTTGCTGATTCAGGGGCGCGGCGGTCATGGGGCCATGCCGCAACAGACGGTTGATGCCATTGTCGTCGCCGCGCAGGTCGTCACCGCTTTGCAAACCATCGTCAGCCGCAATGTCTCGCCGCTCGACGCGGCGGTTGTCACCGTCGGCAAACTGACGGGCGGCTCGGCCTTCAACGTCATCGCCGGCAGCGCCGAGCTGCGCGGCACGGTGCGCACCTTTAACCGCGAGACACATACGCGCATCCCCGAAATGTTCGAGCGCGTCGTGCGCGGCGTCTGCGATGCGATGGGCGCGAGCTACACGGTGGAGTACAAACGGCAGACGCCGCCGCTGGTCAACAACGCCGTGGTCTGCGAGCTGGTCGCCGACTGCGCCGCCGAAGTCGTCGGGCGCGAGCAGGTCATTCGCGACGACAGCGTGCGAACGATGGGCGGCGAAGACATGAGCTATTTTCTTGAGCGCGTGCCCGGCTGTTATTTCTTTTTGGGGACGCGCAACGAGACGCGCGGCCTGACCTACCCGCACCATTCGCCGCGCTTCGACATAGACGAATCGGCGCTGGCCTCAGGCGTCGAAATCATGACGCGCGTCATCAAACGCTACCTCGCCTGA
- a CDS encoding HAD family hydrolase yields MSKIRGIILDIDGTLVDSNDAHARAWVEAFAEFDINITFEQVRWLIGMGGDKLMPKVSGIKEDSSEGQAISRKRGEIFKARHLPHIKAFPQTRALLQRMRDAGLKLVVASSAKEDELKPLLEIAGAADLIEEKTSSDDADHSKPDPDIVEAALDGADFSADEAVMLGDTPYDIEAATRAGVRVIAFRSGGWDDTGLKGAMAIYDGPIDLLAHYDESPLGQE; encoded by the coding sequence TTGAGTAAGATTCGCGGCATCATCCTTGACATTGACGGCACGCTGGTTGACAGCAACGACGCGCACGCCCGCGCCTGGGTCGAAGCGTTCGCCGAATTTGATATCAACATTACATTTGAGCAGGTGCGCTGGCTGATCGGCATGGGCGGCGACAAGCTGATGCCGAAGGTATCAGGCATCAAGGAAGACAGTTCCGAAGGCCAGGCCATCAGCCGGAAGCGCGGCGAGATATTCAAGGCTCGCCACCTGCCCCACATCAAAGCTTTCCCGCAGACCAGAGCCTTATTGCAACGCATGCGCGACGCCGGCTTGAAGCTGGTCGTCGCCAGCTCTGCGAAAGAGGACGAGCTGAAACCGCTCTTAGAGATTGCCGGCGCGGCGGACTTGATCGAAGAGAAGACTTCATCCGATGATGCCGATCATTCCAAGCCCGACCCGGATATCGTCGAGGCGGCGCTCGATGGCGCGGACTTTTCCGCGGACGAAGCGGTGATGTTGGGCGACACGCCTTACGACATCGAAGCGGCAACGCGGGCCGGCGTCCGCGTGATCGCCTTCCGCTCGGGCGGCTGGGACGACACAGGGCTGAAGGGCGCGATGGCGATTTACGATGGTCCGATAGACTTGCTGGCGCATTACGACGAGTCGCCGCTCGGTCAAGAATGA
- a CDS encoding thioesterase family protein, whose translation MGKKFTITEPVRWSDIDRAGIIYYGQFLRFFEIAETELFRAVGLPYSVVFDRLDIWLPRVQIHFDFRKPLLLDDLIDVSAYVARLGNKSLTLRFEVNKQGENDLVAEGHVVLACVSRSTFKSVFVPAEVIEALRPYLAE comes from the coding sequence ATGGGCAAGAAGTTCACAATCACCGAGCCTGTGCGCTGGTCGGACATTGATCGCGCAGGGATTATCTACTATGGCCAGTTCCTGCGCTTTTTCGAGATTGCCGAAACCGAGCTGTTCCGCGCCGTCGGCCTGCCCTACTCGGTTGTCTTTGACCGGCTGGACATCTGGCTGCCGCGCGTCCAGATTCACTTCGACTTTCGCAAGCCGCTCCTTCTCGACGACCTGATCGACGTCTCGGCCTACGTCGCCCGCCTCGGCAACAAGTCGCTGACCCTGCGCTTCGAGGTGAACAAGCAGGGCGAGAACGACCTGGTCGCCGAAGGCCACGTTGTTCTCGCCTGCGTTTCGCGCTCGACTTTCAAATCGGTCTTCGTGCCCGCCGAAGTCATCGAAGCCCTGCGCCCCTACCTCGCCGAATGA
- a CDS encoding winged helix-turn-helix domain-containing protein, which translates to MSRSTIRSNFYDFGPFRLDVENRLLLHGGDVVPLQPKTFDILLLLVENRGRVVEKDELMRRVWPDTAVEESNLTQNIYVLRKIFSAGADGQKYIETMAKRGYRFVAPVSEGNGAHAAVTAQPTSSEPVAPDAALDASAGGQASHSRPRAALRWGLPAFLILLSLGIAAYLAKRHGPPQEPIRSIAVLPLAPLNADADQEYLGLGIADDLITRLSSTRQIVVRPMSTVVRQASHESDPVALGRALAVDAVLTGSVRRAQDLIRVNVRLIRVADGASLWEDILDVKLADILAMQDQVSEQLARTLTLELSGEARRLLTRHYTESAEAYQLYLKGAYYLKKRTREAFNTSIDYLRQALKKDPQYALAYRGLAAAYSLQSLFGFVPSKEAMPQAEGMARHALEIEATLAGAHVALGTVRMYYDWNLAEAAGEIQRAIELDPNLPEAHQLYALCLAALGRFDDARKQLQAARQLDPGSQVIESSAIWVAYLAGQYDEAISLGRQAIESDPGFYLFYQHLGCAYLAKQMYEPAIAALRRARLLSANAPGTLARLAYAEAVAGNRQEARQALAELQKAAAPAQVIPYVYLGLSEDARALEWLQRAYEERAGDLIYLATDPIYDRLRATPQFKALLKRVGFAP; encoded by the coding sequence ATGTCCCGAAGTACCATAAGAAGTAACTTTTATGACTTCGGCCCATTCCGCCTGGACGTCGAGAATCGTTTGCTGCTGCACGGCGGCGACGTGGTGCCGCTGCAACCCAAGACCTTCGACATTCTGCTCTTGCTGGTTGAGAACCGGGGCCGGGTGGTGGAGAAGGACGAGCTGATGCGCCGGGTCTGGCCCGACACGGCGGTCGAAGAATCCAACCTGACACAGAACATCTACGTGCTGCGAAAAATCTTCAGCGCCGGGGCCGACGGTCAGAAGTACATCGAGACGATGGCCAAGCGCGGTTACCGCTTCGTCGCGCCGGTCAGCGAAGGCAACGGCGCCCATGCGGCGGTGACGGCTCAGCCGACCTCTAGCGAGCCGGTCGCGCCCGACGCGGCCCTCGACGCATCGGCGGGCGGCCAGGCCAGTCACAGCCGACCGCGCGCGGCGTTGAGGTGGGGGCTGCCGGCCTTCTTGATCCTGCTTTCGCTGGGGATCGCCGCTTACCTTGCGAAGCGACACGGGCCGCCGCAAGAGCCGATTCGCTCAATCGCCGTGCTGCCGCTCGCGCCGCTGAATGCCGATGCCGATCAGGAGTACCTCGGCCTGGGGATCGCCGACGATCTGATCACGCGGCTCAGCAGCACGCGCCAGATCGTCGTGCGCCCGATGAGCACAGTGGTCAGGCAGGCGAGCCATGAGTCAGACCCGGTGGCGCTCGGGCGGGCCTTAGCCGTCGACGCCGTCCTGACCGGCTCTGTGCGCAGAGCGCAGGACCTCATCCGCGTCAACGTGCGGCTCATTCGAGTGGCGGATGGCGCGTCGCTCTGGGAAGACATCCTCGACGTTAAGCTGGCCGACATCCTCGCCATGCAAGATCAGGTTTCCGAGCAACTGGCGCGGACGCTGACGCTGGAATTGAGTGGCGAAGCGCGACGCCTGCTGACCCGACATTACACAGAGAGCGCCGAAGCCTATCAGCTCTATCTGAAGGGCGCCTATTATCTGAAAAAGCGGACGCGCGAAGCCTTCAACACCAGCATAGACTACCTGCGACAGGCGCTGAAGAAAGACCCGCAGTACGCGCTGGCTTATCGAGGGCTGGCCGCCGCTTACAGCTTGCAAAGCCTGTTCGGCTTCGTCCCGTCAAAGGAAGCCATGCCGCAGGCGGAAGGCATGGCCCGGCATGCGCTTGAGATCGAGGCGACGCTGGCCGGCGCGCACGTCGCCCTTGGCACCGTGCGCATGTACTACGACTGGAATCTGGCGGAGGCGGCGGGCGAGATTCAACGGGCCATCGAGCTCGACCCCAACCTGCCGGAAGCCCATCAGCTCTACGCGCTGTGCCTGGCCGCTCTGGGCCGCTTTGACGACGCGCGCAAACAGTTGCAGGCGGCGCGGCAGCTCGACCCCGGCTCGCAGGTCATCGAGAGCTCGGCGATCTGGGTCGCCTATCTGGCGGGCCAGTACGACGAAGCCATCAGCCTGGGCAGGCAGGCCATAGAGTCCGATCCGGGCTTCTATCTCTTTTACCAGCACCTGGGATGCGCCTACCTGGCCAAGCAGATGTACGAGCCGGCGATTGCCGCCTTGCGACGGGCGCGCTTGCTGTCGGCGAACGCGCCCGGAACGCTGGCGCGGCTCGCCTACGCCGAGGCCGTCGCCGGCAACCGGCAAGAGGCGCGGCAGGCGCTCGCCGAGTTACAGAAGGCGGCGGCGCCAGCGCAGGTGATCCCCTATGTTTATCTGGGCTTGAGCGAAGACGCGCGGGCGCTCGAATGGTTACAGCGGGCTTACGAAGAGCGCGCCGGCGATTTGATTTATCTGGCGACGGACCCGATCTACGACCGCCTGCGCGCGACGCCGCAGTTCAAAGCCTTGCTTAAACGCGTCGGGTTTGCGCCGTAA